Genomic window (Streptococcus suis S735):
CAATCAAGATTCCTTTAGCTTCTTGCAAGACTTTGCGAGAAAGAAAGCGGTGGCCTTTATTCCAGGCGCAGCCTTCGGTCAGTATGGAGAAGGCTATGTGCGAATTTCCTACGCAGCAAGTATGGAGAAGATTCAAACAGCCATGGCTCGTTTGAAGGAATATCTAGAAGAAAATGGAACGAATTGAAACCAGGGGATTAGTCCTATATAATCGGAATTTTCGAGAAGATGACAAGCTGGTCAAGATTTTTACAGAGAAGGCTGGTAAGCGAATGTTTTTCGTGAAACATGCCTCTAAATCCAAGCTGGTAGCTTCTATCCAGCCTTTGACCTATGCGGATTTTATCGTTAAAATCAATGATGATGGGCTGTCTTATATCGAAGATTTTCATCAGGTACAGCCCTTTAAGAATATTAACGGTGATATTTTCAAGCTTAGCTATGCTACCTATATCTTGGCCTTGGCCGATGCGGCCTTGCAGGACAAGGTCTATGACCCAGCTCTCTTTGCTTTTTTGGTCAAGACCTTGGACTTGATGGAGTCAGGTTTGGACTACGAAGTTCTGACCAATATCTTTGAAATTCAGCTCTTGGGTCGATTTGGGATCAGTCTGAATTTTCACGAGTGTGCTTTTTGTCATCGGGTTGGCTTGCCTTTTGACTATTCCTACAAGTACAGCGGTGTCTTGTGTCCGCAACACTATCAACAAGATGAGCGACGGGCTTATCTGGATCCAAATGTTCCCTATCTACTTGATCAATTTCAGGCTATTTCCTTTGATGAGCTGGAAACCATTTCCATCAAGCCTGAGATGAAGCGAAAATTACGGTTTTTTATTGACCAGCTGTACGAGGAATATGTGGGGATTCACTTGAAATCCAAGAAATTTATAGATGATTTGTCTTCTTGGGGGCAGATTATGAAACCAAGAACAGAAAATGAGGAAACAGAATGAAACGTATTGCAGTAGATGCTATGGGTGGGGACCACGCCCCTCAGGCAGTGGTAGAAGGTGTCAATCAAGCCTTGGCTGCCTTTCCAGACATTGAAATTCAACTTTATGGTGATGAGGCTAAAATCAAGCAGTATTTGACAGCGACAGAGCGTGTCAGTATCGTCCATACGACGGAGAAAATCAATTCAGATGATGAGCCTGTCAAGGCTATTCGTCGGAAGAAAGAGGCTTCTATGGTCCTAGCGACCAAGGCTGTCAAGGATGGTCAGGCAGATGCGGTCTTGTCAGCTGGAAATACAGGTGCTCTTTTGGCGGCAGGCGTCTTTGTCGTCGGTCGCATCAAGAACATCGACCGTCCTGGTCTTATGTCCACTCTTCCTACTATGGACGGTAAGGGATTTGATATGATGGATTTGGGGGCAAATGCTGAAAATATAGC
Coding sequences:
- the recO gene encoding DNA repair protein RecO, which encodes MERIETRGLVLYNRNFREDDKLVKIFTEKAGKRMFFVKHASKSKLVASIQPLTYADFIVKINDDGLSYIEDFHQVQPFKNINGDIFKLSYATYILALADAALQDKVYDPALFAFLVKTLDLMESGLDYEVLTNIFEIQLLGRFGISLNFHECAFCHRVGLPFDYSYKYSGVLCPQHYQQDERRAYLDPNVPYLLDQFQAISFDELETISIKPEMKRKLRFFIDQLYEEYVGIHLKSKKFIDDLSSWGQIMKPRTENEETE